The sequence below is a genomic window from uncultured Stenotrophomonas sp..
GCCGTGGATGCGCTCGACTTCGTTCAGGCCGATGGCGTGGATCTGCTCCGGGGTCTGCTCGGTGGTGGTCATCTGTTTGGCGCTGAAGGCGTACCACGCCTTGCCGTCGGGCAGCGCGTCCAGGCCGACCGTGTCGCGGGTGGCCGGCAGGTATTCGTTGGCGATGAAGTCGCGCTGCTTCCTGATCGCCGGCGTCAGCTGCTGCTCGATCAGGTCGCGGTAGGCGGCGGTCAGGCGCTCCTTGTCGGCGGCCGGAAAATCGGCCGGCATCAGCGTGATCGGGCCCCAGAACTGGCTGTCCTCGGCCTTGGCGGCGATCAGCGCGTCGAACTGCGGCACCACCTTTTCCATCAGCACGCGCGGCTGCACCACGCCGGCCTTGATGCCTTCGCGCATGTTGGCGATCTCGGTATCCAGCAGCACCGGGATACGCGCGGCGCGCGCCAGCCAGTTGTCGTAGTCCTTCACCGTCTTGAACGGCTGCGCCACCTGGCCCGAACCCAGCATCACCGCGTAGCTCACGGTCGAGCCCATCTGGTTCACCGGCAGCATCCAGCCCGGGAACTTCTCACCCTCCAGCGACTGTTGCTGTTCCTCGACGAAGATGCGGTAGCTGAGCAGATCCTGCCCACTCAGGCCGGCATCGCCGATCTTCCGCGCCTTGTCCAGCCATTGCGCGGTGAAGTCGTGGACCTGCTTGCGGTAGTCGGCCGAGCCCATGTCCGGCAACTGGTCGTTGTAACGGTCGTCGCCCTGGAAGGTGGCCTGCAGCGGGTTGAGCTTGAGCACGCCTTCCCAGTAGTCGGCATACAGCTGGTTCAACTGCGCGGCCTTTTCGGCCGGGGCGGCCTGCGCCGCTGCATCGCCGGCCGGCGGCGTGGACGGCGAGCAGGCGGCCAGCACCGTGGCCAACGAGAGGGAAACGGACAATGCCAGCGGACGCAACGTCATGGGGAATCCAGCAAGGGAATGAAGCAGGCAGCGTCCATGCGCCAGCGGGGCCGCGGAAGGGCCAAAGGTCATTGCCATCGCCGCACCGTCGGCAAACCGTCATAATCCGCGGCCCGCCCCACCCCGCCATCAGGTGGATGCCCGTTCCCGCCTGATCCGCCGCCTGCGTGGCCCGCGCGATCCGGCCCTTGCCGTTGCCGCATTCGATGACTACCTCCCGCCGCCCGCTGGGCTTCTGGTCCGCCACCGCCCTGGTCGTGGGCAGCATGATCGGCTCGGGCACCTTCCTGCTGCCGGCGACGCTGGCCCCCTATGGCGCCGCCACGCTGGTCGGCTGGGGCATCACCGGGTTCGGCGCGTTGCTGCTGGCCGTCACCTTCGCGCGGCTGGCGCGGCGCTGGCCGCAGACCGGCGGCCCCTATGTGTTCGCCCGCAACGCCTTCGGCGAGCTGCCCGGCTTCATGGTGGCGTGGAGCTACTGGATCTCGATGTGGTGCGCCATCGCCGCGATTGCGGTTGCCTTCACCGGCAGCATCGGTGCGATCTTCCCCGCCTTGACCGCCACCCCGGTGCGCGCAGCCAGTTGCGGCCTGTTCGCGCTGTGGCTGTGCGCCGGCGTCAACCTGCTCGGCGTGCGCGAGGCCGGGCGCCTGCAACTGCTGACCACCGTGCTGAAGGTGGTGCCGCTGCTGCTGTTCGGGCTGGTGGCGCTGTGGTTCGTCGATGCCCGCCACTACGTGCCGTTCAACCCCAGCGGCGAGCCGCTGGGCAGCGTGGCCGCTGCCACCGTGGCGCTGACGCTGTGGGCGATGATCGGGCTGGAAGCGGCCACCGTGCCGGCCGAGTCGGTCGACGACGCGCCGCGCACCGTGGCCCGTGCCACCATCGCCGGCACCGCCATCGCCGGCGTCGCCACCGTGCTGGCCTGCACCACCGTGCTGGGCCTGCTGCCGGCCGAGGTGCTGGCGGCCTCGGCCGCGCCGATGGCCGACGCCGCAGCCGCACTGTGGGGGCCCGGCGCCGGCATGCTGCTGGCGGCGGTGATGGCCGTTTCCTGCATCGGCGCACTCAACGGCTGGACGCTGCTGTCGGCGCAGCTGCCGATGGCCGCCGCCCGCGACGGCGTACTGCCGCGTGCCTTCGCCAAAGAGAACCGGCGCGGCGCCCCCGCCTTCGGCATCCTCGTCAGCTGCCTGCTCGCCACCGTGCTGGTGATCAGCAACTACAACCGCTCGCTGGTGGACCTGTTCAAGTTCTCGGTGCTGCTGTCCACCGCCGCCACCCTGCTGCCCTACCTCGCCGGTGCCGCCGCATGGCTGTGGCGCGGCACGGGCGCCGCCTCGCGACTGGCCGCCACAGGCGCACTGGCCTTCAGCCTGTACGCGCTGGGCGGGGTCGGCGCCGAGGCGCTGCTATGGGGCGCCGGGCTGGTCGTGGCCGGGCTGCCGATCTATTTCTGGCTGCGACGCGGCTGAGCCGCCCGCGCAGAGTTTCTCCGCGATCCGCTTGATGTCGCGCAGGTCGTCGGCATCGAGCAGGTCGGCGAAATGGTGGCGGACGGATTCCAGGTGCCGCGGCGTCGCCGCACGCAGCGCGTCCCGGCCCGCGCGGGTCAGGACCAGCAGGCAGCCGCGGCCATCCTCGGGGTCGGGCGCACGCTCGATGAGCCCCCGCTCTTCCATGCGCGAGGCATGCCGCGAGAGCCGGCTGCGCGACCACCCCATCTTGGCAGCCTGCAGATGCAGGGGGCTGGTCGTGTCCGGGCGCTCGACCAAGGTGCTGAGCACCTCGTAGTCCGCTTCGGACAGCCCGGTGGCTGCGAGGGCCTGGCCGATCCGCGTGCGCACGCCGACCGTCATCCGCCGGAAGGCGCGCCATGCGCCCTCCTCGTCGCCATCGAGCCAGTCCGAGGTGGCCGTTTTCTTTTTCATTGACATGTAATCGAATATCCGCCAATCTCGATTACATGTCAATGAAAAAACCCCGCATCATGGTGCTCGCCTGCAGCACCCGCCCCGGCGCACTGGCCCCCGCGGTCGCAGACTGGTTCATGCACGCGACCGCGCCGCACGCCGAGGCGCTGGACGCCGAACTGGTGCCCGTCTCGCTGGCCGACCTGGACCTGCCGTTCCTGGACGAGCCGGAGCATCCCGCATCCGGCGTTTACCGGCAGCCGCATTCGCTGGCCTGGAGCGCGCTGGTCGATGGCGTCGACGGCTTCGTCTTCGTCACGCCCGAATACAACCACGGCATGCCCGCCGTCCTGAAGAATGCGCTCGATTACCTCGGCCGCGAATGGGCATGGAAACCGGTCGGCTTCGTCAGCTACGGCCATACCTCCGCCGGCACCCGGTCGGTACAGCACGCCAGGCAGGTTGTGTCCGCGCTCCGGCTGGTCCCGACCGGCGCGACGGTATCCCTCCGCATCGGCGACGGCATCGTGGAAGGACAGGTACGGCAGGACGAGCGCCTGGACGGCCTCGCGGCACGGCTCCTGGGCGAGGTCGTCAGGCTGGGCCATGCCCTGCGGCCCATGCGCGAACCGCTGGATGGCTCGACGCAGGCGGGGCCGGTTGCCGGCTCCCATGCCCGGCGCCTGACACCGGCGGATGCGGCAGACGTCATCGTCCTGCAACGTTGCTGCTGGGTGGACGAGGCCCTTGCCAACCAGACCCTGGGCATCCCGGCCCTGCACGAGGGCCTCGACGACGTGTGCAGATGGCTCGGGCAATGGACCGCGCTCGGGCTGTGGCGTGACGGCAAGCTGCTCGGTATGGTCCGCGCCCGGCGCGATGGCGACGCATGGAACATCGGCCGCCTGGCCGTGGCCCCGCACATGCGCGGAAGCGGCCTCGGACGCTGGCTGCTGAGGCTCGTGGAGGACAGGGCCGAACCGGCGTGCATCCGGGCGGCGCTGGAGACCGGCGCCCGCAGCACGCAGAACATCCGCCTGTACCTGAGCGAAGGTTTCGAATACCTCCCCGGCATGGAAGGGGGCGATGTCGTCCATCTGGCGAAGCCGTTGCGGGAGCAGGCTGCGCAGGCAGGCGTCCCGGCCGGCCACTGACCGACGGATCGACCGCGAACGGCCACGCTAGAATCGCCCCGCCCTCCCTCCTGCCCGTACCCGATGACTCGCGCAGCCTCCGCCACGACGCGCCATGCCCGATACCCGAAGGCGATGGCTCCGGTCCTGGCGCTGTTCTTCTGCATCTGGCCGGCGCTGGCGCAGACGCCCGGACCCGATGCATGGGAGCCGACCACGCCGCGGCTGGAAGGCGCGCAACTGGCCCGGCTCGACGCCGCGCTGGAGCGCCTGCCGCCGCAGCGGCCGGGCGTGACCGACATGTATGTGCTGGGCGTGGCCGGCGACGCCGACGAGGACGTGTTCCGCAACGAGGTGGCCTACCTGCGGCAGTTGTCGGCGCAGCGCTGGGGTTCCCGGGACCGCATGCTGGCGCTGGTCAACCAGCCCGATGCGCTACCCGGCGAAGATGCGCCGCCGCTGGCCACCTGGGAGAGCATCGGCTACGCGCTGGACGTGCTGGGGCAGACGCTGGACCCGCGCGAGGACGTGCTGTTCCTGTACCTGAGCAGCCACGGGCTGGACGACAGCAGCGTCTACCTGCACACCGGGCCCGGCGAAGAGGACTATCTCGCGCCGGAGGACCTCGCGCAGTTGCTGGACGAAGCCGGGATCGGCAACGCGGTGATCGTGGTGTCGGCCTGCTACTCGGGCGGCTTCGTGCCGGTGCTGGAGGCACCCGAGCGCATGGTCATCACCGCCGCGCGCAAGGACCGCCCGTCATTCGGCTGCGGCAATACCGACAGCGCCACCTGGTTCGGCCGTGCATTCCTGGTCGAGGCGCTGAACACCACCAACGACTATGCCAGCGCCTTCAAGGCGGCCAGCGCCACGGTGCGGCAACGGGAAATGGAAGAAGGCGAGCTGCCCTCGCAACCGCAGTTCTTCGCCGGCAGCTCGATCACGCCGGTACTGGCCCGTTGGCGCGCGGAGTTGCTCGAAAGCGCACCAGTCCCGTATCCCTTCCGGCATGTGCCGCACCCGCATCCGCCGGCAGCGAATCGTGCTTCCGCCCCGACCAACCACAAGTCCCGCTGACCACGCCACCCGGCACCTGCAGTGCGGTCAATGCCGCGGTGCCTCCCCCGGTGCTTGCAGGCGCATGCCTTCCACCGCTTCCTCGTCCATGCGCCCGGCGGCCACCCCTTCCGGCGCGATGGCCTGCATGCGGTCGCTCGGCCCCAGCAGGGTGATGGACTTGGCGAGGATAGTGGTCACGGTGCCCGCCGGGTCGCCACGGCCCACGCGATGGCCGCTGCTGCGCGGCTGGTCGGCGACAGTGTCTTGCGGCAGTTCCGCTACGGTGCCGCGTATCTTGATGCGGTCGCCGGTACGCACGCGCGAACCCAGCCGCATGCTGTAGTCGCCCTCGTAAGGCATGTTGATGCTGGTGTCGTAGCCCTGGTCCATCACGAACAACGCATCGGAGGTGGCCGCATCGCCATCGCCTTCGTCCTGCACGAACCAGCCCACCACCTTGCCGCGGTTGCCTTCGCCGAGGGTCATGCCCACTTCCTGCGCGAAATCATCGGCATCCCCCATCAGGCTGCGGACGACGACGCCTTCGATGGCGACATCCTGCTCCGGCATCGGGCTGGCTTCGCCGCGGCCCTGCACCTGGCCGATCGCCACGCGGTCGGCATCCATTGGCTCGGAGGGTTCCTGCAGGTCCGGCAACCGACAGCCACTCGACAACAAGCCAAACAGGAGCAGGACGACGACGCGGCATGCAGGCATTGGCAGCTCACCCCTTTCCGGAAGGCCGGCATTGTAGCCGCCACGGTGCAGTACGATGCCTGCCTCGACCGGGAGAACGCGCATGTCCTTCAAACTTGCCGGTGCCCTTGCCGCCGTGCTGGCACTCGCCCCACCCGTCGCCGCGCAGCACGCTCCGACCTACGACGAAGCGCTGGCCGCGAAATACGGGGCAGACGAATACGGCATGCGCGCCTATGTTCTGGTGATCCTGAAAACCGGGCCGAACACGATGCCGGACGGGCCGGAGCGCACGGCGATGTTCCGCGGCCATTTCGCCAACATGCAACGCCTGTCCGAGGAGGGCAAGCTGGTGCTGGCCGGGCCGCTGGACGGCGTGGACGGCTGGCGGGGGCTGTTCGTCTTCGCCGTGGCCGACATCGACGAGGCGCGGCAGCTCGCCGCGACCGATCCGGTGCTGGTCAACGGCGAGATGGTGGCCGAATACCACGCCTATTACGGCAGCGCCGCGTTGATCGGCCTGCGCGAGGTGCACGAACGGCTGGCCCGCAAGCAACCCTGAGCCCGGCGCTCAGGGCTGCGCATCCTGCAGGCGGTAAACGGTGCGGCTGCGGTATTCGCGGCCGTCGAGCGTGGCGCGTACCTCCACGATGTGCTCGCCCGCTTCCAGCCGGGTGGGCAGCGCCGCACGCCACAGGTGGGTGGAAGGCCGGGCTTCGGGCGAGCGGTCGTAGCCGCGCAGGCCGCCGCTCAGGTCGTCGGCCACGTTTTCCACCAGCAACCGCGGGTCGGGCTGTTCGACGCGCTGCATCGGCTGCCACTCACCCGCGTCCACGCGGAACTCCACCGGCAGGCCGTCGTAACCCATGAACACGTTGGCGTACACGCCCCACGCAGGATACGCGCCACGGCGCAGGACTTTGGGCGCATGCAGCGCGATCTGCGCGTCGGCCGGCGCGCGGG
It includes:
- a CDS encoding NADPH-dependent FMN reductase, whose product is MKKPRIMVLACSTRPGALAPAVADWFMHATAPHAEALDAELVPVSLADLDLPFLDEPEHPASGVYRQPHSLAWSALVDGVDGFVFVTPEYNHGMPAVLKNALDYLGREWAWKPVGFVSYGHTSAGTRSVQHARQVVSALRLVPTGATVSLRIGDGIVEGQVRQDERLDGLAARLLGEVVRLGHALRPMREPLDGSTQAGPVAGSHARRLTPADAADVIVLQRCCWVDEALANQTLGIPALHEGLDDVCRWLGQWTALGLWRDGKLLGMVRARRDGDAWNIGRLAVAPHMRGSGLGRWLLRLVEDRAEPACIRAALETGARSTQNIRLYLSEGFEYLPGMEGGDVVHLAKPLREQAAQAGVPAGH
- a CDS encoding conserved hypothetical protein (Evidence 4 : Homologs of previously reported genes of unknown function) encodes the protein MPACRVVVLLLFGLLSSGCRLPDLQEPSEPMDADRVAIGQVQGRGEASPMPEQDVAIEGVVVRSLMGDADDFAQEVGMTLGEGNRGKVVGWFVQDEGDGDAATSDALFVMDQGYDTSINMPYEGDYSMRLGSRVRTGDRIKIRGTVAELPQDTVADQPRSSGHRVGRGDPAGTVTTILAKSITLLGPSDRMQAIAPEGVAAGRMDEEAVEGMRLQAPGEAPRH
- a CDS encoding MarR family protein — encoded protein: MSMKKKTATSDWLDGDEEGAWRAFRRMTVGVRTRIGQALAATGLSEADYEVLSTLVERPDTTSPLHLQAAKMGWSRSRLSRHASRMEERGLIERAPDPEDGRGCLLVLTRAGRDALRAATPRHLESVRHHFADLLDADDLRDIKRIAEKLCAGGSAASQPEIDRQPGHDQPGAP
- a CDS encoding putative secreted protein (Evidence 3 : Function proposed based on presence of conserved amino acid motif, structural feature or limited homology), with translation MTLRPLALSVSLSLATVLAACSPSTPPAGDAAAQAAPAEKAAQLNQLYADYWEGVLKLNPLQATFQGDDRYNDQLPDMGSADYRKQVHDFTAQWLDKARKIGDAGLSGQDLLSYRIFVEEQQQSLEGEKFPGWMLPVNQMGSTVSYAVMLGSGQVAQPFKTVKDYDNWLARAARIPVLLDTEIANMREGIKAGVVQPRVLMEKVVPQFDALIAAKAEDSQFWGPITLMPADFPAADKERLTAAYRDLIEQQLTPAIRKQRDFIANEYLPATRDTVGLDALPDGKAWYAFSAKQMTTTEQTPEQIHAIGLNEVERIHGEMHKVMEQVGFKGSLQDFFKFMQHDRQFEFASEDALLEHYRGLEAKVEANVPKLFSLTPKAGFEIRPIEAFRAESAAGGEYMQPSEDGSRPGIFYVNTFDLPTRKTWDAEDLFLHEAIPGHHFQLALQQELQGVPAFRRFGGQTAFIEGWGLYAESLGKDLGVYTDPYSYFGRLQGELWRAVRLVVDTGLHSKGWSRQQVLDYMFANSSVSEPDAIAEAERYIAWPGQALAYKTGELKIQELRKRAEQKLGDRFDIRQFHAEVLKDGSVPLDVLDEKIERWIDGKGA
- a CDS encoding Amino acid permease-associated region → MTTSRRPLGFWSATALVVGSMIGSGTFLLPATLAPYGAATLVGWGITGFGALLLAVTFARLARRWPQTGGPYVFARNAFGELPGFMVAWSYWISMWCAIAAIAVAFTGSIGAIFPALTATPVRAASCGLFALWLCAGVNLLGVREAGRLQLLTTVLKVVPLLLFGLVALWFVDARHYVPFNPSGEPLGSVAAATVALTLWAMIGLEAATVPAESVDDAPRTVARATIAGTAIAGVATVLACTTVLGLLPAEVLAASAAPMADAAAALWGPGAGMLLAAVMAVSCIGALNGWTLLSAQLPMAAARDGVLPRAFAKENRRGAPAFGILVSCLLATVLVISNYNRSLVDLFKFSVLLSTAATLLPYLAGAAAWLWRGTGAASRLAATGALAFSLYALGGVGAEALLWGAGLVVAGLPIYFWLRRG
- a CDS encoding YCII domain protein, with protein sequence MSFKLAGALAAVLALAPPVAAQHAPTYDEALAAKYGADEYGMRAYVLVILKTGPNTMPDGPERTAMFRGHFANMQRLSEEGKLVLAGPLDGVDGWRGLFVFAVADIDEARQLAATDPVLVNGEMVAEYHAYYGSAALIGLREVHERLARKQP
- a CDS encoding Peptidase C13 family, with translation MAPVLALFFCIWPALAQTPGPDAWEPTTPRLEGAQLARLDAALERLPPQRPGVTDMYVLGVAGDADEDVFRNEVAYLRQLSAQRWGSRDRMLALVNQPDALPGEDAPPLATWESIGYALDVLGQTLDPREDVLFLYLSSHGLDDSSVYLHTGPGEEDYLAPEDLAQLLDEAGIGNAVIVVSACYSGGFVPVLEAPERMVITAARKDRPSFGCGNTDSATWFGRAFLVEALNTTNDYASAFKAASATVRQREMEEGELPSQPQFFAGSSITPVLARWRAELLESAPVPYPFRHVPHPHPPAANRASAPTNHKSR